One bacterium genomic window, CCGATCCCCGGCATGGTGGTGTATCTGGAGATATGGAAGGGGGGATCGATGGGGAAAGTACAGGAGGGGGACTCTCCCTGGCCGGGACAGGGGATCATCAATCTTCCTGATCTGTCAGAGATGGTGGTCAAGGCTACCGTTTCCGAGGTGGATGCTGCGAAAGTTGATTCTGGCCAGAAAGTGATCGTGACCCTCGATGCGATGCCGGAGAAGATCTACGATGGCACCGTTATCAAGAAGGGGACACTCGCGCGCAAAAAGGATTACAACTCGAAGGTGAATGTTTTTGATATAGACGTAGCGATCGCCAACCATGACGATATGTTTAAGCCGGGAATGTCTGCCTCTTGTCGGATCATTCAGGAGAAGCTGGACAATATCGTGTATGTGCCGTTGGAGGCCGTATTCGAGAAGAGTGGTTCCACCATCGTTTACCTGGAGAATAAGAAGCAGCAGAAGGTAGAGCTGGGCCGCAAGAATGATATGCAGATCGAAGTTGTCTCCGGCTTGGACGGTGACGAGACGATCTGTCTTGTTGATCCGGAGGCAGGCAGCACGTTGCCTGGCGATAAGGCTACGGAGCCGGAGATGAACAAGGGGAGTGAATCGTCCGGTTCAGCGGGTGGTGGCAATCGTCCTGGTCGCGGCAGAGGCCGCTGATGGATTATCGTCAGATCGCCAAGGTCTCGCTCGAATCTCTCGGCGCTCATAAACTACGAACCACGCTCACCATGCTCGGCGTCATTTTCGGCGTCGCGGCAGTGATCGCCATGTTGTCGATCGGAGAAGGGGCCAAGCAGGAGGCACTCGAGCAGATCTCCATTCTCGGC contains:
- a CDS encoding efflux RND transporter periplasmic adaptor subunit, with protein sequence MKKYIFIVVVLVVILGGYYGVEAIFTPKIDIPTANVSKGEFIISLRATGEVDAKRAFSVTAPRIRGLQITWLAPEGSMVQKGDPIIRFDATQQLADLTDNESSLKINRTSLERAKQELAIQEKQLTLELQKAERNYDEKKHDAPKLAEEAKLELELAKLNFNAKLEQIRSDVSKAELEVKRAEDKTNLARKEMEQTTVIAPIPGMVVYLEIWKGGSMGKVQEGDSPWPGQGIINLPDLSEMVVKATVSEVDAAKVDSGQKVIVTLDAMPEKIYDGTVIKKGTLARKKDYNSKVNVFDIDVAIANHDDMFKPGMSASCRIIQEKLDNIVYVPLEAVFEKSGSTIVYLENKKQQKVELGRKNDMQIEVVSGLDGDETICLVDPEAGSTLPGDKATEPEMNKGSESSGSAGGGNRPGRGRGR